A stretch of the Sorangium aterium genome encodes the following:
- a CDS encoding lysophospholipid acyltransferase family protein: MGTEHDRELEEAGNGSPSTRGRPDRTGPRQVVPSADVEDEEARYLAPIGPTEPSDGRKTQSSEGHAPVVPVTTEELQRQITELEARLKRMLAGGPSPDASCAAGGEPETERSPRQGGAPAASAGFASEPPLSEPGTARDVLSTDFYLRQWGRAGLRRRSEEVDEFGFDPKYEARYRSLFDFLHRHYFRIELEGIERIPAEGRCLVVSNHSGGPIPYDGLMLRAAVRREHPARRELRWLADDFVYYLPFAGTIMNRLGAVRACQENAERLLAGERLIAVFPEGVKGSGKLYKERYQLQRFGRGGFIRLCLRTRTPLVPCAIVGAEETNPLFYRVEHLTRALGIPYLPITPTFPALGPLGLVPAPTKWKIRLADPVRFDAYGPEAADDQILVRRLAERVRATIQGLIDETLATRKSIWFG, encoded by the coding sequence ATGGGCACGGAGCACGATCGAGAGCTCGAGGAAGCAGGGAACGGATCGCCGTCGACGCGCGGGCGCCCCGACAGGACGGGGCCCAGGCAGGTCGTGCCGAGCGCCGACGTCGAGGACGAGGAGGCCCGGTACCTGGCGCCGATCGGCCCGACGGAGCCCTCGGACGGGCGGAAGACGCAGTCGTCCGAGGGGCACGCCCCGGTGGTGCCGGTGACGACCGAGGAGCTCCAGCGCCAGATCACGGAGCTCGAGGCGCGGCTCAAGCGGATGCTCGCCGGGGGCCCGTCGCCCGACGCGAGCTGCGCGGCGGGAGGTGAGCCCGAGACCGAGCGGAGCCCGCGCCAGGGCGGAGCGCCCGCGGCGTCGGCCGGCTTCGCCAGCGAGCCGCCGCTCTCCGAGCCCGGGACGGCGCGCGACGTCCTGTCGACCGATTTCTACCTGCGGCAGTGGGGCCGCGCCGGCCTGCGCCGCCGCTCGGAGGAGGTCGACGAGTTCGGCTTCGATCCCAAGTACGAGGCCCGGTACAGGTCGCTCTTCGACTTCCTGCACAGGCACTATTTCAGGATCGAACTCGAGGGCATCGAGCGCATCCCCGCCGAGGGGCGGTGCCTCGTCGTGTCCAACCATTCGGGCGGGCCCATCCCCTACGACGGGCTCATGCTGCGGGCCGCGGTGCGGCGGGAGCACCCGGCGCGGCGGGAGCTCCGCTGGCTGGCCGACGATTTCGTGTACTACCTGCCGTTCGCCGGCACGATCATGAACCGGCTCGGGGCCGTGCGGGCCTGCCAGGAGAACGCCGAGCGGCTGCTCGCGGGCGAGCGGCTCATCGCGGTCTTCCCGGAGGGCGTCAAGGGCAGCGGGAAGCTCTACAAGGAGCGGTACCAGCTCCAGCGCTTCGGTCGCGGCGGCTTCATCCGGCTCTGCCTGCGCACGCGCACGCCGCTCGTCCCGTGCGCCATCGTGGGGGCCGAGGAGACGAACCCGCTGTTCTATCGGGTCGAGCACCTCACGCGCGCGCTCGGCATCCCGTACCTGCCCATCACCCCGACGTTCCCTGCGCTCGGGCCGCTGGGCCTCGTGCCGGCGCCCACCAAGTGGAAGATCCGCCTGGCCGATCCCGTGCGGTTCGACGCGTACGGCCCGGAGGCGGCGGACGATCAGATCCTGGTG
- a CDS encoding GNAT family N-acetyltransferase, with protein sequence MSSAITVAAAGPEHLPGLEALFEAAGTPCYCRYYHFGGTNNEWLARCSDGQGENRREFAEALASGSDEARGVVALAPEAPHVVGWLKVAPAAAVAKAYERRLYRGLPCFAGDRAGVFLIGCAVVHPDYRRRGVATALVAGAVELAPAWGARALEALPRRPKEAVSDEELWTGPVSAFTRNGFAEVHTFEPYPVLRRVL encoded by the coding sequence ATGAGCTCCGCGATCACCGTGGCGGCGGCCGGCCCCGAGCACCTCCCGGGGCTCGAGGCGCTCTTCGAGGCCGCCGGCACGCCCTGCTACTGCCGGTACTACCACTTCGGCGGCACCAACAACGAGTGGCTCGCGCGGTGCTCGGACGGCCAGGGCGAGAACCGCCGGGAGTTCGCCGAGGCGCTCGCCTCGGGCAGCGACGAGGCGCGCGGCGTCGTGGCGCTCGCGCCGGAGGCGCCGCACGTCGTCGGGTGGCTCAAGGTCGCGCCCGCGGCGGCCGTGGCGAAGGCGTACGAGCGCCGCCTGTACCGCGGGCTTCCGTGCTTCGCGGGTGATCGCGCCGGCGTCTTCCTGATCGGCTGCGCCGTCGTGCACCCGGACTACCGGCGGCGAGGGGTCGCGACCGCGCTCGTCGCGGGCGCGGTGGAGCTCGCGCCCGCCTGGGGCGCGCGCGCCCTCGAGGCCCTGCCCCGCCGCCCGAAGGAGGCGGTGAGCGACGAGGAGCTGTGGACCGGCCCGGTCTCCGCGTTCACGCGGAACGGATTCGCCGAGGTGCACACGTTCGAGCCGTATCCGGTCCTGCGCCGGGTGTTGTGA
- a CDS encoding NAD-dependent epimerase/dehydratase family protein has translation MAPTSEHPEAAAHDAAERSSTAGADHAEPASSAGAATTGGSEPPASAAAESSPTSRRASPSSRGRVIALTGAASFLGRNLIGILEEDPRIARVVAIDIKRPDTGGSKLRMHTVDLTEPASEERVAEVLAAEQVDTLVHLCFLSSPTPATAWAHELESVGTMHLLHGARQASLRKLILWSQTILYGAHPTNPNFLTEKHPLRADPDERFFADKMAAERELNAFGAKAKGTTVTILRTAPILGPTVQNYVTRFLARRLVMTMLGFDPLWQFIHEVDAIAAFKLAIDSDFPGTFNIVGDGVLPLSTIVRLAGRTAVPVLHSAAGPLVSALWAAHAAIAPPGFLRYLRYLCVADGEKAAQVMGFRPVYTTREALLDYTSAQRLRDVRLLQETPA, from the coding sequence ATGGCTCCCACGTCCGAGCACCCTGAAGCCGCGGCCCACGACGCCGCCGAGCGAAGCTCCACCGCCGGCGCAGATCACGCGGAGCCTGCCTCCTCCGCAGGCGCGGCCACGACCGGCGGGAGCGAGCCCCCGGCGTCCGCGGCGGCGGAGTCCTCGCCGACCAGCCGGCGCGCGTCGCCCAGCTCGAGGGGCCGGGTCATCGCGCTCACCGGCGCAGCGTCCTTCCTCGGGCGCAACCTGATCGGGATCCTCGAGGAGGACCCGCGCATCGCGCGCGTGGTGGCCATCGACATCAAGCGGCCGGACACGGGCGGCTCCAAGCTGCGCATGCACACGGTCGACCTGACGGAGCCCGCGTCGGAGGAGCGCGTCGCCGAGGTGCTCGCGGCCGAGCAGGTGGACACGCTCGTCCACCTCTGCTTCCTGTCGTCGCCCACGCCGGCGACCGCCTGGGCCCACGAGCTCGAGTCGGTCGGCACGATGCACCTGCTCCACGGCGCGCGCCAGGCGAGCCTGCGCAAGCTGATCCTCTGGAGCCAGACGATCCTCTACGGCGCGCACCCGACCAACCCCAATTTCCTCACGGAGAAGCACCCGCTCCGGGCGGACCCGGACGAGCGCTTCTTCGCGGACAAGATGGCCGCCGAGCGGGAGCTCAACGCCTTCGGCGCGAAGGCCAAGGGCACGACCGTCACCATCCTGCGGACCGCGCCGATCCTCGGCCCGACGGTCCAGAACTACGTCACCCGGTTCCTGGCGCGGCGCCTGGTCATGACGATGCTCGGCTTCGATCCGCTGTGGCAGTTCATCCACGAGGTCGACGCCATCGCCGCCTTCAAGCTGGCCATCGACAGCGATTTTCCCGGGACCTTCAACATCGTGGGCGACGGCGTGCTGCCGCTGTCCACGATCGTGCGCCTCGCGGGCCGGACGGCGGTCCCCGTGCTGCACAGCGCCGCCGGGCCGCTCGTCTCCGCGCTCTGGGCGGCGCACGCGGCGATCGCCCCGCCCGGCTTCCTGCGGTACCTGCGCTATCTCTGCGTGGCGGACGGCGAGAAGGCGGCGCAGGTCATGGGGTTCCGGCCGGTCTACACGACGCGCGAGGCGTTGCTCGATTACACAAGCGCGCAGCGGCTGCGGGACGTGCGCCTCCTGCAAGAGACGCCTGCGTGA